A DNA window from Bacillus sp. SM2101 contains the following coding sequences:
- the ssb gene encoding single-stranded DNA-binding protein, which translates to MINQVILVGRMTKDPDMRYTNDGTAVLNFILAVNRNYKNAQGEIDTDFVNCTVWRKAAENTATYCKKGSIVGITGRIQTRRYENQERKNVYVTEVIAESVRFMDVKKPESIAI; encoded by the coding sequence TTGATAAATCAGGTCATACTCGTTGGACGCATGACCAAAGATCCTGATATGCGGTATACGAATGATGGGACGGCTGTATTAAACTTTATTTTGGCGGTAAATAGAAATTATAAAAATGCTCAGGGTGAGATCGACACTGATTTTGTTAATTGTACGGTGTGGAGAAAAGCTGCTGAAAATACAGCGACGTATTGTAAAAAAGGGTCGATCGTTGGAATTACTGGAAGAATTCAAACGAGACGCTACGAAAATCAAGAACGGAAAAATGTGTATGTAACTGAAGTCATTGCTGAATCAGTACGGTTCATGGATGTTAAAAAACCTGAATCAATTGCAATTTAG